A part of Cherax quadricarinatus isolate ZL_2023a unplaced genomic scaffold, ASM3850222v1 Contig769, whole genome shotgun sequence genomic DNA contains:
- the LOC138851486 gene encoding uncharacterized protein, producing MYLHVYRDYFIEQMRDMYDRSPLAMSLRIHPIIVIRTLRQNISGDDQNGQFVINLAFELVSEEEISEVFDRWVGTILERYESELQDQEGSGWIIDQIESFSIEYVKVEFRVQVGSYVAYPEKLRGKKYVFNPEINDGLCVLRAFAAYQCHKKNMSWCDIRRAVTTKRGCLNHAKTSIDDFPITRDKLGILEKENKVSLYVYQLRKDQDRTFMAMCRKGNKKYKDIMCALLLNERHLVLIKDFDGYVRTIMKDRDVKKHCHSCLMKLNTQEELDIHEDGCKINQVLVFPPEGTTVHFENFSHTHSNEYIGVFDFECALDTTLPAGKIESRHKAIAYCYIIFDRKGEIVCIKSYKGEDAVNHFILNVSGEWNKIKFRRQYHEIHMSEEDKMRHDSQNTCELCGNTFKKPKDKHKHHDHTLNFNNYIGAYCARCNMQCKDKREKLLLFCHNMSYDLGIILKELNVDKYNVEIHSKQGFKFLKVDIGKVRFQDSLSLLNGSLSTLAEQHIKAGKSLKYTETILKDVPRDVLPLLCKGKQILCYDYIDSLKKLDETKLPSKDHFFNSLRNSAISQEDYEHALKVFELGKCKTLGDYLMLYLKTDVGLLADVFMEWRKTLKDIYKLDVSNYISLPSFSWDAFLLKTNVRLDMIYSHELYDLIKRNLRGGFTCAINQYSKADNPLINPNFDVESGMGTHILYLDFNSLYASAMVEALPQNGIRKLSNDEKNAILDVGLSNVSCEGQKGYWIECDTKHISPEVARLTDELPLILSHMNISEEMLSPYCESILKNEGRKIPKSNGKLVGSHLPQKNYLISLELLQLLLELGLEVEKVHTIYEYTQTKFLEPFISTNIAQRTATRCPIKSKAFKLTNNAIYGKSLLNITKYAEKYRYINNEKAFIRASKDPLLKNITHLNQDRVICTFNKDILEVKQPLYLGFQILEIAKKKLYHFWYKVLKQHYGDDVRLLYTDTDSYIFSLKCKDLYTELKSEPLLGYMDFSNFSPDHPLYDDSRKGELGLLKSEMCDNHISELIALKAKMYSVKIAGRSTTVSRAKGIPSQFMPLLTHARYKNVLSNVDRELFTCKSISNVKGEICTVRINKRGLSAFDDKRYHLNTNESLAYGHPDIPPSKRRRIE from the coding sequence atgtatttacatgtttatagggattattttatagaacagatgcgagatatgtatgatagatcgcctctagcaatgtcgctcagaatccacccaattatagttataaggacattacgtcaaaacatatcgggtgatgatcaaaatggacaatttgtgataaatttagcgtttgagttagtaagtgaagaggaaatctCTGAAGTATTTGATCGATGGGTGGGAACAATATTAGAAAGATACGAGTCAGAGTTGCAAGATCAGGAAGGATCTGGCTGGATCATAGATCAAATCGAATCTTTCAGTATCGAATATGTTAAAGTAGAATTCAGAGTGCAAGTGGGGTCATATGTGGCATATCCCGAGAAACTGCGAGGGAAGAAATATGTATTTAATCCAGAGATTAATGATGGGTTATGTGTACTGCGTGCTTTTGCTGCCTATCAATGTCATAAAAAGAACATGTCATGGTGTGATATTCGCAGAGCAGTTACTACTAAGAGAGGATGTCTTAATCATGCAAAAACTTCTATAGATGATTTCCCCATTACGCGTGATAAGTTAGGTATattagagaaggaaaataaagtgtCATTATATGTTTATCAATTAAGAAAGGATCAAGATAGGACATTTATGGCTATGTGTCgtaaggggaataagaaatataaggaCATTATGTGCGCGTTATTGTTGAATGAAAGACATTTGGTTTTAATCAAAGATTTTGACGGGTATGTTAGAACGATAATGAAGGATCGTGATGTAAAGAAGCACTGTCATAGTTGTTTGATGAAGTTGAATACACAGGAAGAGTTAGATATCCACGAAGATGGATGTAAAATCAATCAGGTTCTCGTATTCCCcccggaaggaacaacagtacactttGAAAATTTTAGTCATACGCATTCCAACGAATATATCGGTGTATTTGATTTCGAATGTGCATTAGACACAACTCTCCCGGCAGGTAAAATTGAGTctcgtcataaagccattgcctattgttatattatatttgatcgcaaaggagaaatagtgtgtataaagagttataagggggaggatgctgttaatcatttcattttaaatgttagtggtgaatggaATAAAATAAAGTTTAGAAGACAGTATCATGAAATCCATATGTCAGAGGAGGATAAGATGAGGCATGATTCTCAGAACACTTGTGAATTATGtggtaacaccttcaaaaaacccaaggacaaacataaacaccatgaccatactttaaatttcaataattatattggagCCTATTGTGCACGTTGTAATATGCAGtgtaaagacaagagagagaaattattgcttttttgtcataacatgtcgtatgatttaggaataattttaaaggaattgaatgttgataaatataacgttgaaattcattcgaaacaaggattcaaattcttgaaagtagacataggtaaggttaggtttcaggattcactgtctttattgaatggatctctttccacgttagcagaacaacatatcaaggcaggtaaatccctgaaatatacagagactattctgaaagatgtgcctcgagatgtcttacctttattatgtaaaggaaaacaaattttgtgttatgattatattgatagtttaaagaagctcgatgaaacaaaattaccgagtaaagatcatttttttaattctttgagaaataGCGCTATCAGCCAAGAAGATTATGAACATGCATTGAAAGTGTTTGAGTTGGGTAAATGTAAGACTTTAGGAGATTACTTGATGTTATATCTCAAGACAGATGTTGGTTTGTTAGCcgatgtcttcatggagtggcgtaaaacactcaaagatatttataagctagacgttagtaattatataagtttaccatcattcagttgggatgcattcctattgaaaactaatgtaagattaGATATGATATATTCCCATGAATTATATGACTTGATTAAAAGGAATCTCAGAGGTGGGTTTACGTGCGCAATTAATCAGTATTCTAAAGCAGATAATCCCCTAATTAACCCTAATTTTGATGTTGAGAGTGGAATGGGCACTCATATTCTATATCTAGATTTCAATTCTTTGTATGCTAGTGCgatggttgaagctcttccacaGAATGGCATCAGAAAATTATCGAATGACGAGAAGAATGCTATCCTCGATGTGGGATTAAGTAATGTTTCCTGTGAAGGTCAAAAGGGATATTGGATAGAATGTGATACCAAGCACATATCCCCCGAGGTAGCTAGACTCACTGATGAACTTCCTTTAATATTATCACATATGAATATATCAgaagagatgttatctccttattgtgaatctatattgaaaaatgaaggtagaaagatccccaaatctaatgggaaattagtgggcagtcatttacctcagaaaaattatttgatcagtctagaattgttacagttattactggaacttgggttagaggtggaaaaggttcataccatatatgaatatacacagacaaaatttttagaacctttcatatcaactaatattgcacagagaacagctacaagatgtcctatcaagtcaaaagccttcaaattaactaataacgcCATATATGGGAAATCATTGCTGAATATTACAAAGTATGCTGAGAAATATAGATATATCAATAATGAGAAAGCATTTATTAGAGCGAGTAAAGATCCTTTGttaaaaaatatcacacatttaAATCAAGATAGAGTGATTTGCACATTCAATAAAGATATATTAGAAGTTAAGCAACCACTTTATCTcggttttcaaattcttgagatagctaaaaagaaattgtatcatttttggtataaagttttaaaacagcattatggtgatgatgtaagacttctttataccgatactgactcgtatatttttagcttgaaatgtaaagatttgtacaccgagttaaaaagtgaaccattgttaggttatatggatttttcaaatttcagtcctGATCATCCCTTATATGATGATAGTAGAAAAGGGGAGCTGGGGTTATTGAAATCTGAAATGTGTGATAACCATATTAGCGAGTTGATAGCCCTGAAAGCTAAAATGTATTCTGTCAAGATTGCTGGAAGATCAACTACTGTCAGCAGAGCCAAGGGTATTCCTTCGCAATTTATGCCATTATTAACACATGCAAGATATAAGAATGTTTTATCAAATGTAGATAGAGAATTATTCACGTGTAAGTCTATAAGTAATgtaaaaggtgaaatatgtacggtaagaattaataagagaggtttgtcagcctttgatgataaaagatatcatttgaatactaatgaatccttggcttatggacaccctgatattccaccatctaaacgtaggagaatagagtga